The proteins below come from a single Solea solea chromosome 6, fSolSol10.1, whole genome shotgun sequence genomic window:
- the LOC131460924 gene encoding EEF1A lysine methyltransferase 3-like — MEENYPFPAEYDSLFAETFSQETQYSLCGQELKIRQLFGANLGVAAPVWESALLLCRFLEQQHVELRGKRVMELGAGTGVVGILAARFGAAVTLTDLPHAVPQLQVNVSANMPAGGWPSTPPRVLPLSWGEDHLNFTSDWDLVFGADIIYLPDTFLLLMKTLSHLCKKGAVVYFSSKMRGEHGTLRFFEECLPSRFNVALVHRDEQQNINIYKASLKTDE; from the exons ATGGAAGAAAATTACCCATTTCCAGCGGAATACGACTCTCTGTTTGCTGAAACATTCAGTCAGGAGACTCAGTACAGTTTGTGCGGTCAGGAGCTGAAGATAAGACAGCTGTTTGGTGCGAACCTTGGCGTGGCTGCACCGGTCTGGGAATCT gCGCTGCTCCTGTGTCGTTTCTTGGAGCAGCAGCATGTGGAGCTGAGAGGAAAACGTGTCATGGAGCTGGGAGCGGGGACCGGCGTGGTCGGTATTTTAGCAGCTCGCTTCG GTGCAGCTGTGACCCTCACTGACCTTCCTCATGCTGTCCCACAGCTCCAAGTCAATGTCTCAGCCAACATGCCGGCCGGTGGTTGGCCTTCTACTCCTCCCAGGGTCCTCCCTCTGTCTTGGGGTGAGGACCACCTGAACTTTACATCTGACTGGGATCTGGTGTTTGGCGCAGATATAATTTACCTCCCAGACACATTTCTGCTGCTCATGAAGACACTAAGTCATTTGTGCAAGAAGGGCGCTGTCGTTTATTTCTCGTCCAAGATGCGGGGAGAGCACGGGACTCTGCGTTTCTTTGAGGAATGTCTGCCAAGCAGATTTAATGTGGCACTTGTGCACCGTGATGAGCAACAAAACATTAATATCTACAAGGCATCTTTGAAAACAGATGAGTGA
- the stx16 gene encoding syntaxin-16 isoform X4, translating into MATRRLTDAFLLMRNNAIQNRQILAEQLADDRMALVSGISLDPEAAIGVTKKLPPKWTEGVDEIQYEITRIRQKMKDLAILHDKHMNRPTLDDSTEEEHAIEITTQEITQMFHRCQRAVTGLQSRCGHCTEQEERLLRNVVSSLAQSLQELSINFRHTQSGYLKRMKNREERSKHFFDSGPLMEEDEDLALYDKGFTDDQLMLVEQNTVMVEEREREIRNIVQSISDLNEIFRDLAGMVVEQGTVLDRIDFNVEQSCVKTEDGLKQLQKAEQYQKKNRKMLVILILTVIVIVLIIILFGTKF; encoded by the exons ATGGCCACTAGGCGTCTGACCGATGCCTTCTTGTTAATGCGGAACAATGCAATCCAAAACCGGCAAATATTGGCTGAGCAA TTGGCTGATGATCGAATGGCCCTGGTGTCAGGAATTAGTCTGGACCCTGAAGCAGCCATTGGAGTTACCAAGAAACTGCCTCCCAAATGGACAGAGGGAGTTGATGAG ATCCAATATGAAATCACACGGATTCGGCAGAAGATGAAGGATCTGGCCATACTTCATGACAAGCATATGAATCGACCCACACTGGATGATAGCACTGAAGAAGAGCACGCCATAGAAATCACCACCCAGGAGATCACACAG ATGTTTCACAGATGCCAGCGAGCTGTGACAGGTTTGCAGTCTCGCTGTGGCCACTGCACCGAGCAAGAGGAGAGGCTACTGAGAAACGTGGTGTCATCTCTGGCACAGAGTCTGCAGGAGCTGTCCATCAAttttagacacacacagtctggctACTTAAAAC GTATGAAGAATCGTGAGGAGAGATCAAAGCACTTTTTTGACTCAGGACCCTTaatggaggaggatgaagatttAGCTCTGTATGACAAA GGATTCACAGATGACCAGTTGATGCTGGTGGAGCAGAACACGGTCATGGTTGAAGAAAGAGAGCGGGAGATCCGAAATATAGTGCAGTCCATCTCGGACCTGAACGAGATTTTCCGGGATTTGGCTGGAATGGTGGTTGAACAG ggCACCGTTCTTGACCGAATCGACTTCAATGTGGAGCAGTcttgtgtaaaaacagaagatggattaaaacaattacaaaag GCGGAGCAGTatcagaagaaaaacagaaagatgCTGGTCATTTTGATCCTCACCGTCATAGTCATTGttctaattattattctttttggAACAAAGTTTTAG
- the stx16 gene encoding syntaxin-16 isoform X3, translated as MATRRLTDAFLLMRNNAIQNRQILAEQELDELADDRMALVSGISLDPEAAIGVTKKLPPKWTEGVDEIQYEITRIRQKMKDLAILHDKHMNRPTLDDSTEEEHAIEITTQEITQMFHRCQRAVTGLQSRCGHCTEQEERLLRNVVSSLAQSLQELSINFRHTQSGYLKRMKNREERSKHFFDSGPLMEEDEDLALYDKGFTDDQLMLVEQNTVMVEEREREIRNIVQSISDLNEIFRDLAGMVVEQGTVLDRIDFNVEQSCVKTEDGLKQLQKAEQYQKKNRKMLVILILTVIVIVLIIILFGTKF; from the exons ATGGCCACTAGGCGTCTGACCGATGCCTTCTTGTTAATGCGGAACAATGCAATCCAAAACCGGCAAATATTGGCTGAGCAA GAGCTTGATGAG TTGGCTGATGATCGAATGGCCCTGGTGTCAGGAATTAGTCTGGACCCTGAAGCAGCCATTGGAGTTACCAAGAAACTGCCTCCCAAATGGACAGAGGGAGTTGATGAG ATCCAATATGAAATCACACGGATTCGGCAGAAGATGAAGGATCTGGCCATACTTCATGACAAGCATATGAATCGACCCACACTGGATGATAGCACTGAAGAAGAGCACGCCATAGAAATCACCACCCAGGAGATCACACAG ATGTTTCACAGATGCCAGCGAGCTGTGACAGGTTTGCAGTCTCGCTGTGGCCACTGCACCGAGCAAGAGGAGAGGCTACTGAGAAACGTGGTGTCATCTCTGGCACAGAGTCTGCAGGAGCTGTCCATCAAttttagacacacacagtctggctACTTAAAAC GTATGAAGAATCGTGAGGAGAGATCAAAGCACTTTTTTGACTCAGGACCCTTaatggaggaggatgaagatttAGCTCTGTATGACAAA GGATTCACAGATGACCAGTTGATGCTGGTGGAGCAGAACACGGTCATGGTTGAAGAAAGAGAGCGGGAGATCCGAAATATAGTGCAGTCCATCTCGGACCTGAACGAGATTTTCCGGGATTTGGCTGGAATGGTGGTTGAACAG ggCACCGTTCTTGACCGAATCGACTTCAATGTGGAGCAGTcttgtgtaaaaacagaagatggattaaaacaattacaaaag GCGGAGCAGTatcagaagaaaaacagaaagatgCTGGTCATTTTGATCCTCACCGTCATAGTCATTGttctaattattattctttttggAACAAAGTTTTAG
- the stx16 gene encoding syntaxin-16 isoform X2, whose protein sequence is MATRRLTDAFLLMRNNAIQNRQILAEQVSTYDPRLSTRSNAALADDRMALVSGISLDPEAAIGVTKKLPPKWTEGVDEIQYEITRIRQKMKDLAILHDKHMNRPTLDDSTEEEHAIEITTQEITQMFHRCQRAVTGLQSRCGHCTEQEERLLRNVVSSLAQSLQELSINFRHTQSGYLKRMKNREERSKHFFDSGPLMEEDEDLALYDKGFTDDQLMLVEQNTVMVEEREREIRNIVQSISDLNEIFRDLAGMVVEQGTVLDRIDFNVEQSCVKTEDGLKQLQKAEQYQKKNRKMLVILILTVIVIVLIIILFGTKF, encoded by the exons ATGGCCACTAGGCGTCTGACCGATGCCTTCTTGTTAATGCGGAACAATGCAATCCAAAACCGGCAAATATTGGCTGAGCAAGTGAGTACATACGACCCCCGTCTGAGTACACGTAGCAATGCTGCG TTGGCTGATGATCGAATGGCCCTGGTGTCAGGAATTAGTCTGGACCCTGAAGCAGCCATTGGAGTTACCAAGAAACTGCCTCCCAAATGGACAGAGGGAGTTGATGAG ATCCAATATGAAATCACACGGATTCGGCAGAAGATGAAGGATCTGGCCATACTTCATGACAAGCATATGAATCGACCCACACTGGATGATAGCACTGAAGAAGAGCACGCCATAGAAATCACCACCCAGGAGATCACACAG ATGTTTCACAGATGCCAGCGAGCTGTGACAGGTTTGCAGTCTCGCTGTGGCCACTGCACCGAGCAAGAGGAGAGGCTACTGAGAAACGTGGTGTCATCTCTGGCACAGAGTCTGCAGGAGCTGTCCATCAAttttagacacacacagtctggctACTTAAAAC GTATGAAGAATCGTGAGGAGAGATCAAAGCACTTTTTTGACTCAGGACCCTTaatggaggaggatgaagatttAGCTCTGTATGACAAA GGATTCACAGATGACCAGTTGATGCTGGTGGAGCAGAACACGGTCATGGTTGAAGAAAGAGAGCGGGAGATCCGAAATATAGTGCAGTCCATCTCGGACCTGAACGAGATTTTCCGGGATTTGGCTGGAATGGTGGTTGAACAG ggCACCGTTCTTGACCGAATCGACTTCAATGTGGAGCAGTcttgtgtaaaaacagaagatggattaaaacaattacaaaag GCGGAGCAGTatcagaagaaaaacagaaagatgCTGGTCATTTTGATCCTCACCGTCATAGTCATTGttctaattattattctttttggAACAAAGTTTTAG
- the stx16 gene encoding syntaxin-16 isoform X1: protein MATRRLTDAFLLMRNNAIQNRQILAEQVSTYDPRLSTRSNAAELDELADDRMALVSGISLDPEAAIGVTKKLPPKWTEGVDEIQYEITRIRQKMKDLAILHDKHMNRPTLDDSTEEEHAIEITTQEITQMFHRCQRAVTGLQSRCGHCTEQEERLLRNVVSSLAQSLQELSINFRHTQSGYLKRMKNREERSKHFFDSGPLMEEDEDLALYDKGFTDDQLMLVEQNTVMVEEREREIRNIVQSISDLNEIFRDLAGMVVEQGTVLDRIDFNVEQSCVKTEDGLKQLQKAEQYQKKNRKMLVILILTVIVIVLIIILFGTKF from the exons ATGGCCACTAGGCGTCTGACCGATGCCTTCTTGTTAATGCGGAACAATGCAATCCAAAACCGGCAAATATTGGCTGAGCAAGTGAGTACATACGACCCCCGTCTGAGTACACGTAGCAATGCTGCG GAGCTTGATGAG TTGGCTGATGATCGAATGGCCCTGGTGTCAGGAATTAGTCTGGACCCTGAAGCAGCCATTGGAGTTACCAAGAAACTGCCTCCCAAATGGACAGAGGGAGTTGATGAG ATCCAATATGAAATCACACGGATTCGGCAGAAGATGAAGGATCTGGCCATACTTCATGACAAGCATATGAATCGACCCACACTGGATGATAGCACTGAAGAAGAGCACGCCATAGAAATCACCACCCAGGAGATCACACAG ATGTTTCACAGATGCCAGCGAGCTGTGACAGGTTTGCAGTCTCGCTGTGGCCACTGCACCGAGCAAGAGGAGAGGCTACTGAGAAACGTGGTGTCATCTCTGGCACAGAGTCTGCAGGAGCTGTCCATCAAttttagacacacacagtctggctACTTAAAAC GTATGAAGAATCGTGAGGAGAGATCAAAGCACTTTTTTGACTCAGGACCCTTaatggaggaggatgaagatttAGCTCTGTATGACAAA GGATTCACAGATGACCAGTTGATGCTGGTGGAGCAGAACACGGTCATGGTTGAAGAAAGAGAGCGGGAGATCCGAAATATAGTGCAGTCCATCTCGGACCTGAACGAGATTTTCCGGGATTTGGCTGGAATGGTGGTTGAACAG ggCACCGTTCTTGACCGAATCGACTTCAATGTGGAGCAGTcttgtgtaaaaacagaagatggattaaaacaattacaaaag GCGGAGCAGTatcagaagaaaaacagaaagatgCTGGTCATTTTGATCCTCACCGTCATAGTCATTGttctaattattattctttttggAACAAAGTTTTAG